The Candidatus Methylomirabilota bacterium genomic sequence GCCGTACCTGTCGCACCCCCTGGAGGTCGCCCACCTCCTCGTCACCTTCAAGCTCGACGCCACCACCGTCACGGCCGGGCTCCTGCACGACGTCCTGGAGGACACCGAGGCCACCAAGGCCGATCTCGAGCGCGAGTTCGGCCGCGAGGTCGCCGAGCTCGTCGACGGCGTGACCAAGCTCTCGAAGCTCGCGTTCTCCTCGCGCGAGGAGCGCCAGGCCGAGAACTTCCGCAAGATGGTGGTGGCGATGGCACGCGACCTGCGCGTGCTCCTCATCAAGCTCGCCGACCGGCTGCACAACATGCGGACCCTGGACTACCTGCC encodes the following:
- a CDS encoding HD domain-containing protein, coding for MTQLETLLEEIPKYQPGADLETLRRAYRFSELSHRGQQRASGEPYLSHPLEVAHLLVTFKLDATTVTAGLLHDVLEDTEATKADLEREFGREVAELVDGVTKLSKLAFSSREERQAENFRKMVVAMARDLRVLLIKLADRLHNMRTLDYLP